A part of Triplophysa dalaica isolate WHDGS20190420 chromosome 17, ASM1584641v1, whole genome shotgun sequence genomic DNA contains:
- the atpaf2 gene encoding ATP synthase mitochondrial F1 complex assembly factor 2 codes for MLRNFCSHHRQFARVIWPFSLRQGQHVSSSPTHLQKANYGSGITERKKFYENVSISQGEGGLFEINLDKRKLKTPGGTLFTVPNEALATAVATEWDAQKDTLKFYTMHFTTLCNTALDNPTERTKDQMIRAALKFLDTDTICYRVDEPPGLVELQKNEWDPVLNWIEQRYNVVIGSSSSIMGPKIPEETKETFHQHLNSYNFWSLTGLEYVITQLKSVVLSLGLIDKHLSVEEAVLLSRLEEEYQIQHWGNVEWAHDYDLYELRARTAAGALFAHLSSESTAVKKKLLRD; via the exons ATGTTACGGAATTTCTGTAGCCACCACAGACAGTTTGCTCGGGTCATTTGGCCATTTTCATTACGTCAAGGGCAACATGTCTCTAGCTCACCAACACACCTCCAAAAGGCAAACTATGGCAGTGGCATAACAG aaagaaagaaattttaTGAGAACGTCTCAATATCACAAGGTGAAG gaggtttgtttgaaataaaccTTGACAAGCGGAAGTTGAAGACTCCAGGGGGTACGCTTTTTACAGTGCCCAATGAAGCTCTTGCCACAGCTGTTGCCACAGAGTGGGATGCTCAGAAGGACACACTGAAGTTTTACACCATGCATTTT ACAACACTTTGCAACACAGCCCTTGATAACCCAACAGAAAGAACGAAAGACCAGATGATCAGAGCAGCACTTAAATTTTTGGATACAGATACTATCTG TTACAGAGTCGACGAACCTCCAGGTCTTGTGGAActtcaaaaaaatgaatgggACCCTGTTTTGAACTGGATAGAACAAAG GTACAATGTAGTCATTGGCTCATCTTCCTCTATAATGGGCCCTAAAATTCCTGAAGAGACTAAGGAGACTTTTCATCAGCACCTTAATTCCTACAATTTTTGGTCTCTGACAG GTCTCGAGTATGTGATCACTCAACTGAAATCAGTGGTCCTGTCCTTGGGGCTGATTGACAAACACTTAAGTGTGGAGGAAGCCGTTCTTCTTTCCAGACTGGAGGAAGAATATCAG ATCCAGCACTGGGGAAATGTGGAATGGGCTCATGATTATGACTTGTATGAGTTGCGGGCACGAACAGCTGCCGGTGCGTTGTTTGCACATCTGTCTTCTGAAAGCACAGCTGTAAAGAAAAAACTTTTACGGGACTGA
- the tom1l2 gene encoding TOM1-like protein 2 isoform X2 encodes MEFLLGNPYSTPVGQCIERATDGSLQSEDWTLNMEICDIINDTEDGPKDAIRAVKKRLNGNKNYREVMLTLTVLETCVKNCGYRFHALITTRDFIDGVMVKIISPKNNPPAIVQDKVLALVQAWADAFRSSPDLTGVVHVYEEMKRKGIEFPRSDLETLSPIHTPRQSIPEIEQQKYSAPVQPKPQPLPGPAPPFTAPVTHTSPQLPNLHISGPINPSPEQICKLRSELDIVRGNTKVMSEMLTEMVPGQEDPSDHELLQELNRTCRAMQQRIVELISRVSNEEVTEELLHVNDDLNNIFLRYERYERFRSGRSSQGINNGVLNEATEDNLIDLGPGSPAVVSPRISATPPSSLPPSVAPVRSASPVTLSSRLAGLDVGSESVSGTLSSLASCQPQDDFDMFAQTRTGTIPDQRKNVPFEDTKASSGVAPTLDVIQQNTGAAVDQSSVMDDIEEWLSTDVKGDEGEEGVTSEEFDKFLEERAKAAEMVPTLPTPPSDDLSATAGAAVNASKKAGRSEDTLFAV; translated from the exons ATGGAGTTCTTGCTGGGAAATCCATACAGTACTCCGGTGGGGCAGTGCATTG AAAGGGCCACTGATGGATCCCTACAAAGTGAGGACTGGACTTTGAATATGGAGATATGTGACATAATTAATGACACAGAGGATGG GCCTAAAGATGCTATAAGAGCTGTGAAGAAGAGGCTTAATGGAAATAAGAACTACAGGGAGGTTATGCTTACACTCACG GTTCTTGAGACATGCGTAAAGAACTGTGGGTATCGTTTCCATGCACTCATCACCACCCGGGACTTCATCGATGGAGTTATGGTGAAAATCATATCCCCCAAAAACAATCCACCCGCCATAGTGCAGGACAAAGTTCTAGCTCTGGTACAG GCTTGGGCAGATGCCTTCAGGAGCAGTCCGGATTTGACAGGAGTGGTCCACGTCTACGAGGAAATGAAAAGGAAGGGTATAGAGTTTCCTCGTTCTGACTTGGAGACCCTGTCCCCCATCCACACACCACGG CAAAGTATTCCAGAAATAGAGCAGCAGAAATACAGCGCCCCAGTCCAACCTAAACCACAGCCTCTCCCTGGGCCCGCCCCTCCTTTCACCGCACCTGTGACCCACACTTCTCCACAGTTGCCCAATCTCCACATCTCTGGACCTATTAACCCATCACCTGAACAG ATTTGTAAGCTGCGCAGTGAGCTAGACATTGTGCGTGGGAACACTAAGGTGATGTCGGAGATGTTGACCGAGATGGTTCCAGGTCAGGAGGATCCATCTGATCATGAGCTTCTGCAG GAGTTGAACAGGACATGCAGGGCCATGCAGCAGAGGATAGTTGAGCTCATCTCTCGCGTGTCCAACGAGGAAGTCACAGAAGAGCTCCTGCACGTTAATGATGACCTCAACAACATCTTTTTAAGATATGAGAG ATATGAGAGGTTCCGATCTGGCCGATCATCTCAAGGCATTAACAATGGG GTCCTGAATGAAGCTACAGAAGATAACCTGATTGATCTGGGACCAGGGTCTCCAGCTGTTGTCAGCCCCAGGATCAGCGCTACTCCTCCGTCCAGTCTCCCTCCCTCTGTGGCACCAGTTCGCTCTGCTTCTCCCGTCACACTTTCCTCCAGACTGGCTGGTTTGG ATGTCGGTTCAGAGAGTGTGAGTGGCACCTTGAGCTCTCTGGCCAGTTGTCAACCCCAAGATGACTTTGACATGTTTGCCCAGACCAGGACTGGAACCATTCCTGACCAGCGAAAGAA TGTGCCATTTGAGGACACAAAGGCTTCGAGTGGAGTGGCCCCAACTTTGGATGTCATACAGCAGAACACTGGG GCAGCTGTTGACCAGTCCTCTGTCATGGATGACATTGAGGAATGGCTCAGTACTGACGTG AAAGGAGATGAAGGAGAGGAGGGTGTGACAAGTGAAG AGTTTGACAAATTTTTAGAGGAGAGGGCCAAAGCAGCAGAGATGGTGCCCACGCTGCCGACGCCCCCTAGCGACGATCTTTCTGCTACCGCAGGCGCCGCTGTGAACGCAAGTAAAAAGGCGGGACGCTCTGAAGACACCCTGTTTGCCGTGTAG
- the tom1l2 gene encoding TOM1-like protein 2 isoform X3 encodes MEFLLGNPYSTPVGQCIERATDGSLQSEDWTLNMEICDIINDTEDGPKDAIRAVKKRLNGNKNYREVMLTLTVLETCVKNCGYRFHALITTRDFIDGVMVKIISPKNNPPAIVQDKVLALVQAWADAFRSSPDLTGVVHVYEEMKRKGIEFPRSDLETLSPIHTPRQQSIPEIEQQKYSAPVQPKPQPLPGPAPPFTAPVTHTSPQLPNLHISGPINPSPEQICKLRSELDIVRGNTKVMSEMLTEMVPGQEDPSDHELLQELNRTCRAMQQRIVELISRVSNEEVTEELLHVNDDLNNIFLRYERYERFRSGRSSQGINNGVLNEATEDNLIDLGPGSPAVVSPRISATPPSSLPPSVAPVRSASPVTLSSRLAGLDVGSESVSGTLSSLASCQPQDDFDMFAQTRTGTIPDQRKNVPFEDTKASSGVAPTLDVIQQNTGKGDEGEEGVTSEEFDKFLEERAKAAEMVPTLPTPPSDDLSATAGAAVNASKKAGRSEDTLFAV; translated from the exons ATGGAGTTCTTGCTGGGAAATCCATACAGTACTCCGGTGGGGCAGTGCATTG AAAGGGCCACTGATGGATCCCTACAAAGTGAGGACTGGACTTTGAATATGGAGATATGTGACATAATTAATGACACAGAGGATGG GCCTAAAGATGCTATAAGAGCTGTGAAGAAGAGGCTTAATGGAAATAAGAACTACAGGGAGGTTATGCTTACACTCACG GTTCTTGAGACATGCGTAAAGAACTGTGGGTATCGTTTCCATGCACTCATCACCACCCGGGACTTCATCGATGGAGTTATGGTGAAAATCATATCCCCCAAAAACAATCCACCCGCCATAGTGCAGGACAAAGTTCTAGCTCTGGTACAG GCTTGGGCAGATGCCTTCAGGAGCAGTCCGGATTTGACAGGAGTGGTCCACGTCTACGAGGAAATGAAAAGGAAGGGTATAGAGTTTCCTCGTTCTGACTTGGAGACCCTGTCCCCCATCCACACACCACGG CAGCAAAGTATTCCAGAAATAGAGCAGCAGAAATACAGCGCCCCAGTCCAACCTAAACCACAGCCTCTCCCTGGGCCCGCCCCTCCTTTCACCGCACCTGTGACCCACACTTCTCCACAGTTGCCCAATCTCCACATCTCTGGACCTATTAACCCATCACCTGAACAG ATTTGTAAGCTGCGCAGTGAGCTAGACATTGTGCGTGGGAACACTAAGGTGATGTCGGAGATGTTGACCGAGATGGTTCCAGGTCAGGAGGATCCATCTGATCATGAGCTTCTGCAG GAGTTGAACAGGACATGCAGGGCCATGCAGCAGAGGATAGTTGAGCTCATCTCTCGCGTGTCCAACGAGGAAGTCACAGAAGAGCTCCTGCACGTTAATGATGACCTCAACAACATCTTTTTAAGATATGAGAG ATATGAGAGGTTCCGATCTGGCCGATCATCTCAAGGCATTAACAATGGG GTCCTGAATGAAGCTACAGAAGATAACCTGATTGATCTGGGACCAGGGTCTCCAGCTGTTGTCAGCCCCAGGATCAGCGCTACTCCTCCGTCCAGTCTCCCTCCCTCTGTGGCACCAGTTCGCTCTGCTTCTCCCGTCACACTTTCCTCCAGACTGGCTGGTTTGG ATGTCGGTTCAGAGAGTGTGAGTGGCACCTTGAGCTCTCTGGCCAGTTGTCAACCCCAAGATGACTTTGACATGTTTGCCCAGACCAGGACTGGAACCATTCCTGACCAGCGAAAGAA TGTGCCATTTGAGGACACAAAGGCTTCGAGTGGAGTGGCCCCAACTTTGGATGTCATACAGCAGAACACTGGG AAAGGAGATGAAGGAGAGGAGGGTGTGACAAGTGAAG AGTTTGACAAATTTTTAGAGGAGAGGGCCAAAGCAGCAGAGATGGTGCCCACGCTGCCGACGCCCCCTAGCGACGATCTTTCTGCTACCGCAGGCGCCGCTGTGAACGCAAGTAAAAAGGCGGGACGCTCTGAAGACACCCTGTTTGCCGTGTAG
- the tom1l2 gene encoding TOM1-like protein 2 isoform X1: MEFLLGNPYSTPVGQCIERATDGSLQSEDWTLNMEICDIINDTEDGPKDAIRAVKKRLNGNKNYREVMLTLTVLETCVKNCGYRFHALITTRDFIDGVMVKIISPKNNPPAIVQDKVLALVQAWADAFRSSPDLTGVVHVYEEMKRKGIEFPRSDLETLSPIHTPRQQSIPEIEQQKYSAPVQPKPQPLPGPAPPFTAPVTHTSPQLPNLHISGPINPSPEQICKLRSELDIVRGNTKVMSEMLTEMVPGQEDPSDHELLQELNRTCRAMQQRIVELISRVSNEEVTEELLHVNDDLNNIFLRYERYERFRSGRSSQGINNGVLNEATEDNLIDLGPGSPAVVSPRISATPPSSLPPSVAPVRSASPVTLSSRLAGLDVGSESVSGTLSSLASCQPQDDFDMFAQTRTGTIPDQRKNVPFEDTKASSGVAPTLDVIQQNTGAAVDQSSVMDDIEEWLSTDVKGDEGEEGVTSEEFDKFLEERAKAAEMVPTLPTPPSDDLSATAGAAVNASKKAGRSEDTLFAV; the protein is encoded by the exons ATGGAGTTCTTGCTGGGAAATCCATACAGTACTCCGGTGGGGCAGTGCATTG AAAGGGCCACTGATGGATCCCTACAAAGTGAGGACTGGACTTTGAATATGGAGATATGTGACATAATTAATGACACAGAGGATGG GCCTAAAGATGCTATAAGAGCTGTGAAGAAGAGGCTTAATGGAAATAAGAACTACAGGGAGGTTATGCTTACACTCACG GTTCTTGAGACATGCGTAAAGAACTGTGGGTATCGTTTCCATGCACTCATCACCACCCGGGACTTCATCGATGGAGTTATGGTGAAAATCATATCCCCCAAAAACAATCCACCCGCCATAGTGCAGGACAAAGTTCTAGCTCTGGTACAG GCTTGGGCAGATGCCTTCAGGAGCAGTCCGGATTTGACAGGAGTGGTCCACGTCTACGAGGAAATGAAAAGGAAGGGTATAGAGTTTCCTCGTTCTGACTTGGAGACCCTGTCCCCCATCCACACACCACGG CAGCAAAGTATTCCAGAAATAGAGCAGCAGAAATACAGCGCCCCAGTCCAACCTAAACCACAGCCTCTCCCTGGGCCCGCCCCTCCTTTCACCGCACCTGTGACCCACACTTCTCCACAGTTGCCCAATCTCCACATCTCTGGACCTATTAACCCATCACCTGAACAG ATTTGTAAGCTGCGCAGTGAGCTAGACATTGTGCGTGGGAACACTAAGGTGATGTCGGAGATGTTGACCGAGATGGTTCCAGGTCAGGAGGATCCATCTGATCATGAGCTTCTGCAG GAGTTGAACAGGACATGCAGGGCCATGCAGCAGAGGATAGTTGAGCTCATCTCTCGCGTGTCCAACGAGGAAGTCACAGAAGAGCTCCTGCACGTTAATGATGACCTCAACAACATCTTTTTAAGATATGAGAG ATATGAGAGGTTCCGATCTGGCCGATCATCTCAAGGCATTAACAATGGG GTCCTGAATGAAGCTACAGAAGATAACCTGATTGATCTGGGACCAGGGTCTCCAGCTGTTGTCAGCCCCAGGATCAGCGCTACTCCTCCGTCCAGTCTCCCTCCCTCTGTGGCACCAGTTCGCTCTGCTTCTCCCGTCACACTTTCCTCCAGACTGGCTGGTTTGG ATGTCGGTTCAGAGAGTGTGAGTGGCACCTTGAGCTCTCTGGCCAGTTGTCAACCCCAAGATGACTTTGACATGTTTGCCCAGACCAGGACTGGAACCATTCCTGACCAGCGAAAGAA TGTGCCATTTGAGGACACAAAGGCTTCGAGTGGAGTGGCCCCAACTTTGGATGTCATACAGCAGAACACTGGG GCAGCTGTTGACCAGTCCTCTGTCATGGATGACATTGAGGAATGGCTCAGTACTGACGTG AAAGGAGATGAAGGAGAGGAGGGTGTGACAAGTGAAG AGTTTGACAAATTTTTAGAGGAGAGGGCCAAAGCAGCAGAGATGGTGCCCACGCTGCCGACGCCCCCTAGCGACGATCTTTCTGCTACCGCAGGCGCCGCTGTGAACGCAAGTAAAAAGGCGGGACGCTCTGAAGACACCCTGTTTGCCGTGTAG
- the foxl3 gene encoding forkhead box L3: MMFDNSQYPYNCFNYDGDGYPTCGTDEEKKVCRPAYSYIALIAMAIQQSPENKVTLSGIYEFIMKRFPYYRSNQRAWQNSIRHNLSLNSCFIKVPRTEGNEKGKGNYWTFATGCESMLDLFENGNFRRRRRRRNLKLGLKEPAEPFIAMDTHQGPAVRPVDSDSFCTSHRPAQINPPHGKPEPEIKFSIDYILSTPDPLPGFRAADSVAGAVIHHLEPQHLNLHFWTM, from the exons ATGATGTTTGACAACTCGCAATATCCTTACAACTGTTTTAACTATGATGGTGATGGATATCCCACGTGTGGCACGGACGAAGAAAAGAAAGTATGCAGACCAGCTTACAG TTACATTGCACTAATAGCAATGGCAATACAGCAGAGCCCAGAGAACAAAGTTACCCTATCGGGAATCTACGAGTTCATCATGAAGAGATTTCCTTATTACAGATCCAACCAGAGGGCTTGGCAAAACTCCATTCGTCATAACCTCTCTTTAAACAGCTGCTTTATAAAG GTGCCCCGCACTGAAGGTAACGAGAAAGGAAAAGGTAATTACTGGACGTTTGCCACAGGCTGCGAATCAATGCTGGACCTCTTCGAAAATGGCAACTTCCGACGTCGCCGCCGCCGACGCAACTTAAAACTGGGCCTGAAGGAGCCGGCCGAACCCTTTATTGCCATGGACACGCATCAGGGACCCGCAGTGAGACCCGTGGATTCAGATTCTTTCTGCACTAGTCACAGACCGGCCCAGATCAATCCGCCCCATGGCAAACCTGAGCCCGAAATCAAATTCAGCATTGACTACATTCTCTCCACGCCGGACCCTCTGCCGGGCTTCAGAGCCGCTGACAGTGTAGCTGGAGCGGTGATCCACCATCTGGAACCACAACATCTTAATCTACACTTCTGGACCATGTAA